From a single Photobacterium gaetbulicola Gung47 genomic region:
- a CDS encoding putative leader peptidase PilD (COG1989) encodes MTLLSVYPWLFPVFAAIFGLLVGSFLNVVIYRLPIMMERQWRADCTEYFPELGPQQDTGTFNLSLPRSRCPHCQHPISMWDNIPVISWLLLKGQCRNCKASISGRYPAIELLTAVISTTVALFLPASTWSLAVILFSFALIALTFIDIDKMLLPDQITLPLMWAGLLLSLLGISPVSLQDAVIGTMAGYLSLWSLYWTFKLLTGKEGMGYGDFKLLAALGAWLGWQLLPFVVLFSSLVGAICGIIMMRRQQADGQQPFSFGPYLAMAGWVAILWGEPLLNWYLTAYLGL; translated from the coding sequence ATGACGCTGCTGTCTGTCTATCCTTGGTTATTTCCTGTTTTTGCTGCCATTTTCGGATTGCTGGTAGGTAGCTTCCTCAACGTGGTGATCTACCGCCTGCCAATCATGATGGAGCGCCAATGGAGAGCCGACTGCACCGAGTATTTCCCCGAGCTAGGCCCACAGCAGGACACAGGCACCTTCAACCTCAGCCTCCCACGCTCGCGCTGCCCGCACTGCCAGCATCCAATCAGCATGTGGGATAACATTCCGGTGATCAGTTGGCTGCTGCTCAAAGGTCAATGCCGCAACTGCAAAGCCAGCATCAGCGGCCGTTACCCGGCAATCGAGCTCTTAACCGCGGTGATCAGTACCACGGTTGCCCTCTTTCTACCGGCTTCTACCTGGTCATTGGCGGTGATCCTGTTCAGCTTTGCCCTGATCGCCCTGACCTTTATCGACATCGACAAAATGCTGCTGCCGGATCAGATCACCCTCCCGCTGATGTGGGCTGGCTTGCTGCTGTCGCTACTGGGGATCTCCCCGGTCAGTCTGCAAGATGCCGTCATCGGCACCATGGCCGGTTACCTCTCGCTATGGAGCCTGTACTGGACCTTCAAACTACTAACGGGCAAGGAGGGCATGGGCTACGGCGACTTCAAGCTACTGGCAGCACTGGGGGCTTGGCTGGGCTGGCAACTGTTACCGTTTGTGGTGCTGTTCTCTTCACTCGTGGGGGCTATCTGCGGCATTATCATGATGCGCCGCCAACAAGCCGACGGTCAACAGCCGTTCTCTTTCGGCCCTTATCTGGCCATGGCTGGCTGGGTCGCCATCTTGTGGGGTGAGCCTCTGCTCAACTGGTATCTAACCGCTTATCTGGGACTTTAA
- a CDS encoding UDP-3-O-glucosamine N-acyltransferase (COG0774) → MIRQRTLKSIVQTTGVGLHSGRKVTLILRPAAANTGVIYRRTDLNPPVDFPADADSVRDTMLCTALVNEQGVRISTVEHLNAALAGMGIDNVIIEVDAPEIPIMDGSASPFIYLLQSAGIDTLNAPKRFLRIKKTVRVEDGDKWAELRPYNGFRLDFAIDFNHPAIESEQQRLVLDFSSQSFVKDISRARTFGFMRDIEYLQSQNLCLGGSFDNAIVLDDYRILNDEGLRFDNELVTHKVLDAIGDLYMCGHNIIGEMVAYKSGHALNNKLLRAVLADQEAFEWSTFNDEQQVPVTFAQPGMVLA, encoded by the coding sequence ATGATAAGACAACGTACACTGAAAAGCATTGTGCAAACGACTGGGGTGGGACTTCACTCTGGCCGTAAAGTGACGCTTATTCTTCGTCCTGCTGCTGCAAACACTGGTGTGATTTATCGCCGTACCGATTTGAATCCGCCTGTTGATTTTCCGGCAGACGCAGATTCGGTTCGCGACACCATGTTATGTACCGCTTTGGTTAATGAGCAAGGCGTGCGTATCTCAACGGTTGAGCACCTTAACGCTGCTTTGGCAGGAATGGGCATCGATAATGTGATTATCGAAGTGGACGCACCTGAAATCCCAATCATGGATGGCAGTGCAAGCCCGTTCATCTATCTGCTGCAGTCTGCCGGCATCGATACTTTGAATGCGCCTAAGCGCTTCTTGCGTATCAAGAAAACTGTTCGCGTCGAAGATGGCGACAAATGGGCAGAGCTCCGTCCTTACAACGGGTTCCGTCTTGATTTTGCTATCGATTTTAATCATCCGGCGATTGAATCAGAGCAGCAGCGTTTGGTATTGGACTTCTCTAGCCAATCATTCGTTAAAGATATCAGCCGTGCCCGTACTTTCGGCTTCATGCGCGATATCGAGTACCTTCAGTCACAGAACCTGTGCCTGGGCGGGAGCTTTGACAATGCGATTGTGCTTGACGACTACCGCATCCTGAACGACGAAGGGCTTCGCTTCGATAATGAGCTGGTGACCCACAAAGTACTGGACGCCATTGGCGACTTGTACATGTGTGGCCACAATATCATTGGCGAAATGGTGGCTTACAAGTCAGGCCATGCGCTTAACAATAAGCTGCTGCGAGCGGTGCTGGCCGATCAAGAAGCTTTTGAGTGGTCGACCTTCAATGACGAACAGCAGGTTCCAGTAACCTTTGCTCAGCCAGGTATGGTGCTGGCGTAA
- a CDS encoding dephospho-CoA kinase (COG0237), whose amino-acid sequence MAFVIGLTGGIGSGKTTVANLFAAQRIDIIDADIVAREVVEPGSAGLQAIVERLGSDILLTDGSLNRSKLREAIFSDHQLKEWLNQLLHPMIREKMQQDIAAAQSPYCLLVVPLMVENNLQVMTNRLLVVDVDEETQIARTQQRDNVSAEQIRSILASQASREQRLAAADDVICNNGNGDNLEQQVARLHQEYLALSRQQNNTPQC is encoded by the coding sequence ATGGCTTTTGTTATAGGATTGACTGGCGGGATCGGTAGCGGCAAAACCACGGTTGCCAATCTCTTTGCCGCCCAGCGCATTGATATCATCGATGCCGACATCGTTGCCCGCGAAGTGGTAGAGCCCGGCAGTGCCGGTTTGCAAGCGATTGTTGAGCGACTGGGTTCTGACATCTTGCTGACAGATGGCTCGCTCAATCGCAGTAAGCTGCGTGAAGCCATCTTCAGTGATCACCAGCTAAAAGAGTGGCTTAACCAGTTATTGCATCCGATGATCCGGGAAAAAATGCAGCAGGATATTGCCGCCGCCCAATCACCGTATTGCTTGCTGGTTGTCCCGCTTATGGTGGAAAATAACCTACAGGTGATGACCAACCGCTTGCTGGTGGTCGATGTCGATGAAGAGACCCAGATCGCCCGCACCCAGCAGCGGGACAACGTCTCTGCCGAGCAGATCCGTAGCATTCTGGCCTCCCAGGCCAGCCGCGAGCAGCGCCTTGCCGCCGCCGATGATGTGATCTGCAATAATGGCAATGGTGACAACCTTGAGCAGCAAGTTGCCAGACTGCACCAAGAATACCTGGCGCTGAGCCGCCAGCAAAACAATACACCGCAGTGCTAA
- a CDS encoding cell division protein FtsA (COG0849), with translation MTKAADKKLIVGLDIGTSKVSALVGEVLPDGEVNVIGEGSSPSGGMDKGGVNDLESVVKSVQSAIYKAELMADCQISSVFLSLSGKHIRCQTEEGMVPISDKEVTQDDVDNVIHTAKSVKISDEHKVLHVIPQEFAIDYQEGIKNPVGLSGVRMEASVHLITCHNDMARNIVKAVERCDLKVDQLIFSGLAASHAVLTPDERELGVCVVDIGGGTMDIAVWTGGALRHAAVIPYAGNVVTSDIAYAFGTPLGDAEEIKVKYGCALSELVSKDAKVDVPSVGGRPSRSLQSQTLAEVIEPRYSELLGLVNQKLIEVQEQLRNAGVKHQLAAGIVLTGGAAQMEGLVECAERVFSNQVRVGLPLNVTGLTEHVQFPHYATAVGLLHYGKDSQTFDDSEIEQKRSVSGFFSKLSGWFRKEF, from the coding sequence CAAAGTCAGTGCTTTGGTCGGTGAAGTGCTACCGGATGGCGAGGTCAATGTCATCGGTGAAGGTAGCAGTCCGTCCGGAGGGATGGACAAGGGCGGCGTGAATGATCTCGAGTCTGTAGTCAAATCGGTACAGAGCGCGATCTACAAAGCTGAGTTGATGGCTGACTGCCAGATCTCCTCGGTATTTTTGTCTCTGTCGGGCAAGCATATCCGCTGCCAGACGGAAGAAGGCATGGTGCCGATTTCTGACAAAGAAGTCACTCAGGATGATGTTGATAACGTCATTCACACCGCCAAATCGGTAAAAATTAGTGATGAACATAAAGTTTTGCATGTAATTCCTCAGGAATTTGCTATTGATTATCAAGAGGGAATTAAAAACCCTGTTGGTTTATCTGGGGTACGCATGGAGGCCAGTGTTCACTTGATCACCTGCCATAACGACATGGCGCGGAATATCGTCAAAGCGGTAGAGCGCTGTGATCTCAAAGTCGATCAGCTTATTTTCTCCGGCTTGGCTGCCAGCCACGCAGTTCTGACGCCTGATGAGCGCGAGCTCGGTGTGTGCGTGGTGGATATTGGCGGCGGTACCATGGATATTGCTGTTTGGACCGGTGGCGCCCTGCGTCATGCGGCCGTGATCCCTTATGCGGGCAATGTTGTGACCAGCGACATTGCCTATGCGTTCGGTACCCCGCTTGGGGATGCCGAGGAAATTAAAGTGAAGTATGGCTGTGCACTGAGCGAGCTGGTGAGTAAGGATGCCAAGGTCGACGTGCCGAGTGTTGGCGGCCGACCGTCGCGCAGCTTGCAAAGCCAAACTTTGGCTGAAGTGATAGAGCCCCGTTACAGTGAGTTGCTGGGGTTGGTTAATCAGAAGCTGATAGAAGTACAAGAACAACTGCGTAATGCGGGAGTTAAGCACCAACTGGCGGCGGGTATTGTCCTGACCGGCGGTGCGGCCCAGATGGAAGGCCTGGTGGAGTGCGCCGAGCGTGTATTTAGCAACCAGGTACGTGTTGGCCTGCCTCTCAATGTGACAGGACTGACAGAACATGTACAATTCCCACATTATGCAACTGCAGTAGGCTTACTGCATTACGGAAAGGATAGTCAGACATTTGATGATAGCGAAATCGAGCAGAAACGTTCTGTTTCTGGCTTTTTCTCTAAGCTCAGTGGCTGGTTTAGAAAAGAATTTTAA
- a CDS encoding cell division protein FtsZ (COG0206) gives MFEPMMEMSDEAVIKVIGVGGGGGNAVDHMVRESIEGVEFISVNTDAQALRKTSVSTVIQIGGAITKGLGAGANPQVGRDSALEDREAIKAELEGSDMIFIAAGMGGGTGTGAAPIIAEVAKELGILTVAVVTKPFSFEGKKRMAFAEQGIEELSKHVDSLITIPNEKLLKVLGRGITLLDAFAKANDVLKNAVQGIAELITRPGMINVDFADVRTVMSEMGHAMMGSGVATGDDRAEEAAEMAISSPLLEDIDLAGARGVLVNITAGLDMRLDEFETVGNTVKAFASDNATVVIGTSLDPEMSDELRVTVVATGIGKECKPDITLVTGTAKPVQAVAAEKPAVAAVEETKAAPLNQSAPASESGNPQTATAANPKPQADHDYLDIPAFLRKQAD, from the coding sequence ATGTTTGAACCGATGATGGAAATGTCTGACGAAGCAGTAATTAAAGTCATAGGCGTTGGCGGCGGCGGTGGTAATGCTGTCGATCACATGGTACGTGAATCAATCGAGGGCGTTGAGTTTATCAGTGTGAACACTGATGCTCAGGCGCTGCGTAAAACCAGTGTAAGTACAGTGATCCAGATCGGTGGGGCTATCACCAAAGGTCTGGGCGCGGGTGCCAACCCACAGGTTGGTCGTGATTCGGCACTGGAAGATCGCGAAGCGATCAAGGCAGAGCTCGAAGGCTCTGACATGATTTTCATCGCAGCCGGCATGGGCGGCGGTACCGGTACCGGTGCAGCGCCAATCATTGCTGAGGTGGCGAAAGAGCTAGGGATCCTGACAGTGGCGGTGGTGACCAAGCCATTTAGCTTCGAAGGCAAAAAGCGTATGGCGTTTGCCGAGCAGGGGATCGAAGAGCTGTCAAAGCATGTCGACTCGCTGATCACTATCCCGAACGAGAAGCTGCTGAAAGTGCTGGGCCGTGGTATTACGCTGCTTGATGCGTTTGCCAAGGCGAACGACGTATTGAAAAATGCGGTACAGGGTATTGCCGAGCTGATCACCCGCCCGGGTATGATCAACGTCGACTTTGCTGACGTGCGCACCGTTATGTCTGAAATGGGTCACGCCATGATGGGCAGCGGTGTAGCAACCGGTGATGACCGTGCAGAAGAAGCGGCGGAAATGGCGATTTCAAGCCCGCTGCTGGAAGATATCGATCTGGCTGGCGCACGTGGTGTCCTTGTCAACATTACTGCGGGTCTGGACATGCGTCTTGACGAGTTCGAAACGGTAGGTAATACCGTTAAGGCATTTGCTTCTGATAACGCGACCGTGGTGATCGGTACCTCGCTTGACCCAGAAATGTCTGACGAGCTGCGTGTAACGGTTGTGGCGACCGGCATTGGCAAAGAGTGCAAGCCTGACATTACGTTGGTGACCGGCACAGCGAAGCCAGTCCAAGCGGTAGCGGCGGAGAAACCGGCTGTGGCTGCGGTGGAAGAGACCAAAGCGGCACCATTGAACCAGTCTGCACCGGCGTCTGAATCTGGCAACCCGCAGACGGCAACAGCGGCAAACCCTAAGCCACAGGCTGATCACGACTACCTGGACATCCCAGCATTTTTGCGCAAGCAAGCTGACTAA
- a CDS encoding mutator MutT protein (COG0494) — translation MPLPPGICLKKRSAQQTTTEKGTGLEKKQVWISAGIILNAEQDKVFITQRAAKAHKGGFWEFAGGKVEAGETAEQAVIRELQEEVGIQATELEHFIALEHNYPEKSLKFDFFLVRAFEGKAYGKEGQPSEWVRLEELTNYAFPEANEVVLEKLMSL, via the coding sequence GTGCCGCTGCCTCCGGGTATATGCTTAAAGAAGAGATCTGCTCAGCAGACAACGACAGAGAAAGGAACAGGTTTGGAAAAGAAACAAGTGTGGATTTCGGCGGGGATCATCCTCAACGCCGAGCAGGACAAGGTTTTCATTACCCAGCGTGCCGCCAAAGCGCACAAGGGCGGTTTTTGGGAGTTTGCCGGAGGCAAGGTCGAAGCTGGCGAAACAGCCGAGCAGGCAGTGATCAGAGAGCTTCAGGAGGAAGTGGGTATCCAGGCGACGGAGCTGGAGCACTTCATCGCGCTGGAGCACAACTACCCAGAGAAATCGCTGAAGTTTGATTTCTTTTTGGTGCGTGCCTTTGAAGGCAAGGCCTATGGCAAAGAAGGCCAGCCAAGCGAGTGGGTGCGTCTGGAAGAACTAACTAACTACGCATTCCCAGAAGCGAATGAGGTAGTGTTAGAGAAGTTGATGAGCCTATAA
- a CDS encoding putative Type IV pilin biogenesis protein (COG1459), which translates to MAKDRKIRYYRWRGINPTGKRLSGVMLGFQEQEIRAKLGEQQIQVRKIKRHQPSTLSKRRNQFMATDVSAITRQLATMVNSGVPVVQALKLIAQSHHKAEARATLTMVSNQVEAGSSLARALHTSSPLFDDFYCDLVATGEQTGHLAEAFNRLATYREKNESMRQKVIKAMIYPSMVTLTAIIVTVLMLIFVIPQFANIFKSFGAELPWFTQWVINVSNLMISHGPYLALGLLLAIIFSITAYRKSDKHKLRVHRLLLMIPIVGPIMRKAAIARFARTLATTFSSGIPLLSGLEAAGRTAGNRFIEQAIEGAHGNTAAGMPLHLALRHSGVFPELMLQMVMIGEESGSIDDMLNKIAITYEDDVDNTVDNLGKILEPLIILFLGGLIGGLLIAMYMPVFKLMSVVG; encoded by the coding sequence ATGGCCAAGGACAGAAAAATACGTTATTACCGCTGGCGTGGGATCAACCCAACCGGCAAGCGCTTGTCAGGTGTCATGCTCGGCTTTCAGGAGCAGGAGATCCGCGCCAAGCTCGGCGAGCAGCAGATCCAGGTACGCAAGATCAAGCGCCACCAGCCCTCGACACTGAGCAAGCGTAGGAACCAGTTCATGGCCACAGATGTCTCCGCGATCACCCGCCAGCTCGCCACCATGGTGAACTCCGGCGTGCCCGTGGTGCAGGCCCTCAAACTCATTGCACAGAGCCACCACAAAGCCGAGGCCAGGGCCACACTGACCATGGTCAGCAACCAGGTCGAAGCCGGCTCAAGCCTTGCCAGAGCCTTGCATACCAGCTCGCCGCTGTTTGATGATTTCTACTGCGATCTGGTCGCTACCGGCGAGCAAACCGGCCACTTGGCTGAAGCCTTCAATCGCCTTGCCACCTACCGCGAAAAAAACGAATCCATGCGCCAGAAGGTGATCAAGGCGATGATCTACCCGTCGATGGTGACCCTGACGGCGATTATCGTCACCGTGCTGATGCTGATTTTCGTGATCCCGCAATTTGCCAATATATTCAAAAGCTTTGGTGCTGAACTGCCATGGTTTACCCAATGGGTCATTAATGTATCAAACCTCATGATCAGCCATGGCCCCTACCTCGCGCTGGGCTTGCTGCTGGCGATCATCTTTTCCATTACCGCTTACCGTAAATCAGACAAACACAAGCTGCGGGTTCACCGCTTACTGCTGATGATCCCCATTGTGGGCCCCATCATGCGCAAAGCCGCCATTGCCCGTTTTGCCCGCACCCTTGCCACTACCTTCTCGTCGGGGATCCCACTGCTGAGCGGGTTGGAAGCGGCTGGTAGAACGGCGGGCAACCGCTTTATCGAGCAAGCGATCGAAGGTGCCCACGGCAATACCGCGGCCGGCATGCCACTGCATCTGGCGCTACGCCACAGCGGGGTCTTCCCCGAGCTGATGCTGCAAATGGTGATGATCGGCGAGGAATCCGGCTCCATTGACGATATGCTCAACAAAATTGCCATTACCTACGAGGACGATGTCGACAATACCGTCGATAATCTGGGGAAAATCCTCGAGCCCCTGATCATCCTGTTCCTCGGCGGCCTGATCGGCGGGTTGCTGATCGCCATGTATATGCCAGTGTTCAAGCTGATGAGTGTGGTTGGGTAA
- a CDS encoding hypothetical protein (COG4582) — protein MQVNRFEHPLNEKVRIYLRLEYLIRQMQHASELTDPWQHQLFFRALFDLLEILDQIQVKSELAKDLEKQRGRLKQWLNIEGVDQTALLALLDQLELAQHQLLTANRLGQELREDRFLGGIKQRLSIPGGSCCFDLPTLHHWLHLPLAHKQNDLTNWLSQIKELSVALNLWLKLVRESGQFQNQVARGGFFQHEADETSLIRLEICPSHGVYPMISGHRSRFAIRFMPFEEGTGIAETIEFKLAIC, from the coding sequence ATGCAAGTAAACCGCTTTGAACACCCGTTGAACGAGAAGGTACGTATTTACCTTCGCCTAGAGTACCTGATCCGCCAAATGCAGCATGCCAGCGAACTGACGGATCCCTGGCAACATCAGCTATTCTTCCGCGCTCTGTTTGATTTGCTGGAAATCCTCGATCAGATCCAGGTCAAGTCAGAGCTTGCCAAAGACCTAGAGAAACAGCGTGGCCGCCTCAAGCAGTGGCTTAATATTGAAGGGGTTGATCAAACCGCTCTGCTGGCATTACTGGACCAACTAGAGTTGGCCCAGCATCAATTGCTAACGGCCAACCGTCTTGGCCAGGAACTTCGTGAAGATCGCTTCCTCGGCGGGATCAAGCAACGCCTGTCGATCCCCGGGGGCAGCTGCTGCTTTGACCTTCCGACGCTGCACCATTGGCTGCACCTGCCACTGGCCCACAAGCAAAATGATCTGACCAACTGGCTGTCCCAAATCAAGGAGCTGAGCGTAGCCCTCAACCTGTGGCTCAAATTAGTCAGAGAAAGCGGCCAGTTCCAAAACCAAGTCGCTCGCGGCGGTTTCTTCCAGCATGAAGCGGACGAAACCAGTTTGATCCGGCTTGAGATTTGCCCCAGCCATGGTGTCTACCCTATGATATCAGGACACCGCAGCCGGTTTGCCATCCGCTTCATGCCGTTTGAAGAAGGCACCGGTATTGCCGAGACGATAGAATTTAAACTAGCGATTTGCTGA
- a CDS encoding zinc-binding protein (COG3024), translated as MTQSNTPTTPITVVKCPTCQTDVVWGEQSPFRPFCCKRCQLIDLGEWAEEEKAIPGAPDMSDSDGWSEDMGY; from the coding sequence GTGACGCAATCCAACACACCTACCACACCGATTACTGTGGTGAAATGCCCTACCTGCCAGACCGATGTTGTTTGGGGCGAGCAGAGCCCATTTCGTCCGTTCTGCTGCAAGCGCTGCCAGCTGATCGATTTGGGTGAGTGGGCTGAGGAAGAGAAAGCCATTCCGGGCGCGCCGGATATGTCGGACTCCGACGGCTGGTCGGAAGATATGGGATACTAA
- a CDS encoding preprotein translocase subunit SecA (COG0653), whose amino-acid sequence MLSKLLTKVIGSRNDRTLRRMRKIVDQINKLEPQFESLQDEELKAKTVEFRERLEQGENLDQLLPEAFATVREASKRVFGMRHFDVQLMGGMVLNACQIAEMRTGEGKTLTATLPAYLNALTGKGVHIVTVNDYLAARDAETNRPLFEFLGMTVGVNVPNMPPQAKKEAYAADILYGTNNEFGFDYLRDNMAFRPEDRVQRERFFAVVDEVDSILIDEARTPLIISGPAEDSSELYTKINTLIPQLVKQDQEDSEEYRGEGHYTVDEKSKQAHLTENGQEFVEELLKKNGMMEEEDTLYSPANISLLHHVNAALRAHVLFERDVDYIVKDGEVIIVDEHTGRTMPGRRWSEGLHQAVEAKEGVKIQNENQTLASITFQNYFRLYTKLSGMTGTADTEAFEFQSIYGLETVVLPTNKPMIRDDMGDLVYMTELEKFAAISEDIKTRVENGQPVLVGTVSIEKSELLSKSLKKQGIKHEVLNAKFHEREADIVAQAGAPSAVTIATNMAGRGTDIVLGGSWQSEVAKLDNPTDEQIVKIKADWQEKHDAVLAAGGLHIIGTERHESRRIDNQLRGRAGRQGDAGSSRFYLSMEDGLMRIFASDRVSNMMKKLGMEEGEAIEHPWVTKAIENAQRKVEGRNFDIRKQLLEFDDVANDQRKVVYELRDELMNADDISEMIEQNREDVIQAVIDGYIPPQSLEEMWDIQGLEERLKADFDMELPIQEWLDSEEKLYEEALRERIVEKAVEIYRHKEEVVGAPVLRNFEKTVMLQNLDTLWKEHLAAMDHLRQGIHLRGYAQKNPKQEYKRESFELFEGMLENLKSDVIAILSKVRVQQQEEVERVEAERRRQAEELARRQQFQHQNAENQIADESQASDEAAPYQREERKVGRNEPCPCGSGKKYKQCHGKIN is encoded by the coding sequence ATGTTATCAAAACTACTGACCAAAGTTATCGGTAGCCGTAACGACCGCACACTGCGTCGTATGCGCAAAATTGTTGACCAAATCAACAAGCTTGAACCTCAATTCGAAAGCTTGCAGGACGAAGAACTAAAGGCCAAAACGGTTGAGTTCCGTGAGCGTCTGGAGCAGGGCGAGAACCTTGACCAGCTATTACCAGAAGCGTTTGCGACGGTGCGCGAAGCCTCCAAGCGTGTGTTCGGTATGCGCCACTTCGACGTGCAGCTGATGGGTGGTATGGTGCTCAATGCTTGCCAAATCGCGGAAATGCGTACTGGTGAAGGTAAGACCCTGACCGCAACCCTACCGGCCTACCTCAACGCCCTGACAGGCAAAGGCGTGCATATTGTAACGGTGAACGACTACCTGGCTGCACGTGATGCCGAAACCAACCGCCCACTCTTTGAATTTCTTGGCATGACCGTTGGCGTTAACGTGCCTAACATGCCGCCTCAGGCGAAAAAAGAAGCCTACGCCGCCGACATTCTATACGGTACCAACAACGAATTCGGTTTCGACTATCTGCGCGACAACATGGCGTTCCGTCCGGAAGACCGTGTACAGCGCGAGCGCTTCTTTGCGGTAGTCGATGAGGTTGACTCCATCCTGATCGATGAAGCCCGTACCCCGCTAATCATCTCTGGTCCGGCGGAAGATAGCTCTGAGTTGTACACCAAGATCAATACCCTGATCCCACAGCTGGTGAAGCAGGATCAGGAAGACAGCGAAGAATACCGTGGCGAAGGTCACTACACGGTTGATGAAAAATCTAAGCAAGCCCACCTTACCGAAAACGGTCAGGAGTTTGTTGAGGAGCTGCTCAAGAAAAATGGCATGATGGAAGAGGAAGATACCCTTTACTCACCAGCCAATATCAGCCTGTTGCACCACGTCAACGCGGCTCTGCGTGCCCACGTGCTGTTCGAGCGTGACGTTGACTATATTGTCAAAGACGGTGAAGTCATCATCGTTGATGAGCACACCGGCCGTACCATGCCGGGACGTCGCTGGTCTGAAGGTCTGCACCAGGCTGTTGAAGCCAAAGAAGGCGTGAAGATCCAGAACGAGAACCAGACCCTGGCCTCGATCACTTTCCAGAATTATTTCCGCCTCTACACCAAGCTGTCGGGGATGACAGGTACCGCCGATACCGAAGCTTTCGAATTCCAGTCAATCTACGGTCTGGAAACCGTGGTGTTGCCAACCAACAAACCGATGATCCGTGATGACATGGGTGATCTGGTTTACATGACCGAGCTGGAAAAATTTGCTGCGATCAGCGAAGACATCAAAACCCGTGTTGAGAACGGCCAACCGGTACTGGTTGGTACTGTGTCGATCGAAAAATCTGAGCTACTGTCGAAATCGCTGAAGAAACAAGGCATCAAGCACGAAGTTCTGAACGCCAAGTTCCACGAGCGTGAAGCAGATATCGTCGCCCAAGCAGGTGCACCAAGCGCGGTAACCATTGCGACCAACATGGCCGGCCGTGGTACCGATATCGTACTGGGTGGTTCATGGCAGAGCGAAGTGGCCAAGCTGGACAACCCGACAGACGAGCAAATTGTCAAGATCAAAGCCGATTGGCAGGAAAAACACGATGCGGTTCTGGCCGCAGGTGGCCTGCACATCATCGGCACCGAGCGTCACGAATCTCGCCGTATTGATAACCAGTTACGTGGTCGTGCGGGTCGTCAGGGTGATGCCGGCTCTTCTCGCTTCTACCTATCGATGGAAGATGGCCTGATGCGTATCTTTGCATCGGATCGTGTCTCTAACATGATGAAGAAGCTGGGGATGGAAGAAGGCGAAGCGATTGAGCACCCATGGGTGACTAAGGCTATCGAGAACGCCCAGCGCAAGGTTGAAGGCCGTAACTTCGATATCCGTAAGCAGCTGCTTGAATTCGATGACGTGGCAAATGATCAGCGTAAGGTGGTGTACGAGCTACGCGATGAGCTGATGAATGCCGACGACATCAGCGAGATGATCGAGCAGAATCGCGAAGATGTGATCCAGGCGGTTATCGATGGCTACATCCCGCCGCAGTCGCTGGAAGAGATGTGGGACATCCAGGGGTTGGAAGAGCGCCTGAAAGCCGACTTCGACATGGAGCTGCCAATCCAGGAGTGGTTGGACAGCGAAGAGAAGCTCTACGAAGAAGCATTGCGTGAGCGTATCGTCGAGAAAGCGGTTGAGATCTACCGTCACAAAGAAGAAGTGGTTGGTGCGCCGGTACTGCGTAACTTCGAGAAGACGGTGATGCTGCAGAACCTCGATACGCTGTGGAAAGAACACCTAGCGGCCATGGACCACCTGCGTCAGGGTATCCACCTACGCGGTTATGCGCAGAAGAACCCGAAACAGGAATACAAGCGCGAGTCGTTTGAGCTGTTCGAGGGGATGCTGGAGAACCTGAAGTCTGACGTGATTGCGATTTTGAGCAAGGTACGTGTTCAGCAGCAGGAAGAAGTTGAGCGGGTTGAAGCCGAGCGCCGCCGCCAGGCCGAAGAGCTAGCTCGCCGCCAGCAGTTCCAGCACCAGAATGCGGAAAACCAAATTGCCGACGAAAGTCAGGCAAGCGACGAAGCGGCACCTTACCAGCGCGAAGAGCGCAAGGTAGGCCGTAACGAGCCTTGTCCATGTGGCTCTGGCAAGAAGTACAAGCAATGCCACGGTAAAATCAACTAA